One segment of Halococcus salsus DNA contains the following:
- a CDS encoding 4a-hydroxytetrahydrobiopterin dehydratase encodes MAETLSDDEIDDRAPDGWSRDGEAIVRTYEFEEYLDGVAFANDVAELADEEVHHPEMTIRFDEVEVQLTSHEEGGVTEQDVEMAEQFDDQY; translated from the coding sequence ATGGCCGAGACCCTCTCGGACGACGAGATCGACGACCGTGCGCCCGACGGATGGAGCCGGGACGGCGAGGCGATCGTTCGGACCTACGAGTTCGAGGAGTACCTCGACGGCGTCGCCTTCGCGAACGACGTCGCCGAGCTCGCCGACGAGGAGGTCCACCACCCGGAGATGACGATCCGATTCGACGAGGTGGAAGTGCAGCTGACGAGCCACGAGGAGGGCGGTGTCACCGAGCAGGACGTGGAGATGGCGGAGCAGTTCGACGACCAGTACTGA
- a CDS encoding helix-turn-helix domain-containing protein, whose product MASSDEGESEASSTHRDLLHTAVREGYFKVPRETSLVELANQRGISDREYSERMRSEIDTLVRETTSEE is encoded by the coding sequence ATGGCCTCAAGCGACGAAGGGGAATCGGAAGCGTCGAGCACCCACCGAGACCTCCTGCACACCGCGGTCCGCGAGGGGTACTTCAAAGTGCCACGGGAGACCTCGCTGGTGGAGTTGGCGAACCAGCGTGGCATCTCGGACCGGGAGTACTCCGAGCGAATGCGCAGCGAGATCGATACGCTGGTTCGCGAGACCACCTCCGAGGAGTGA
- a CDS encoding Lrp/AsnC family transcriptional regulator, whose protein sequence is MDSETLDDVDRGILFALQRDARNTTIAEIAAEVEVSSSTVRNRLDALEDTGVIESYYPKVDYERAAFPLHVLFICTAPADRRERLAREALSTRGVVDVREMLTSAQNLYVEAVAVDTHDLTTITNDLATTGIELVTSEIIANHYTRPWSHFEYDDETDAEPSGSSGSF, encoded by the coding sequence ATGGATTCGGAGACGCTTGACGACGTGGACCGCGGGATCCTGTTCGCGCTCCAGCGCGACGCCCGCAACACCACGATCGCGGAGATCGCCGCCGAGGTCGAGGTCTCGTCGAGTACGGTACGCAACCGGCTCGACGCGCTCGAGGACACGGGAGTCATCGAATCGTACTACCCGAAAGTCGATTACGAGCGAGCGGCGTTCCCGCTCCACGTCCTGTTCATCTGCACCGCGCCGGCCGACCGACGCGAACGACTCGCGCGGGAGGCGCTTTCGACCAGGGGCGTCGTCGACGTTCGCGAGATGCTCACCAGCGCACAGAACCTCTACGTCGAGGCCGTCGCCGTCGACACCCACGACCTCACCACGATCACCAACGACCTCGCCACCACCGGCATCGAGCTCGTGACCTCGGAGATAATCGCGAACCACTACACGCGCCCGTGGAGCCACTTCGAGTACGACGACGAGACCGACGCCGAGCCGAGCGGTTCGTCGGGATCATTTTGA
- a CDS encoding formate--tetrahydrofolate ligase, whose amino-acid sequence MASSDEPTEVPTDYEIAQQVETRPITEVVEPVGLTAEDLELYGDETAKLTFDAIERLRTSDREDGDVILVTGMTPTPMGEGKTVMTVGLTQAFNHLGENALAAVREPSLGPVFGVKGGAAGGGYSQVLPMEDINLHFTGDLHALTSAHNLVATMLDNHIKQGNDLDIDVNRVQWPRAVDMNDRALRETVIGLGGEGTGIPREDRFILTAASEMMAVLCLADDLTDLKERVGRIIVAYDEDGDPVTADDIEATGAVTILLKDALKPNVVQTIEGTPAFVHGGPFANIAHGTNSLIADEAARKLSDYLITEAGFGSDLGAEKFMNVVCRLGGMEPAAVTLVASVRALKYHGKDMWPADLDALDEADVEAVRGGFENLDAHVRNLQGFGVPVVVALNRFPGDTSEEVEAVLEHCREDLGIEAAESTVFEEGGAGGADLAEKLMTAIETDEGTFEFLYDETAPIEAKIETIATEIYGADSVSIGSDARNDIERMNDLGFGDLPVVMSKTFHSLSDDASKKGAPTGWDLEIQEVYPSAGAGFLVALTSDVLTLPGLPADPAAANMDIDDDGTVSGLF is encoded by the coding sequence ATGGCGTCGTCAGACGAACCCACCGAGGTGCCGACGGACTACGAGATCGCCCAGCAGGTCGAGACGCGGCCCATCACCGAGGTCGTCGAGCCGGTCGGGCTCACGGCGGAGGACCTCGAGCTCTACGGCGACGAGACCGCGAAGCTCACCTTCGACGCCATCGAGCGGCTCCGGACCTCGGACCGCGAGGACGGCGACGTGATCCTCGTGACCGGGATGACGCCGACGCCGATGGGCGAGGGAAAGACCGTCATGACCGTCGGCCTGACGCAGGCGTTCAACCACCTCGGCGAGAACGCGCTCGCGGCGGTCCGCGAACCCTCGCTCGGCCCGGTCTTCGGTGTCAAGGGCGGGGCAGCGGGCGGCGGCTACTCGCAGGTGCTCCCGATGGAGGACATCAACCTCCACTTCACCGGCGACCTCCACGCGCTCACCTCGGCGCACAACCTGGTCGCCACGATGCTCGACAACCACATCAAACAGGGCAACGACCTCGACATCGACGTCAACCGGGTCCAGTGGCCCCGGGCGGTCGACATGAACGACCGCGCGCTTCGCGAGACGGTCATCGGGCTCGGCGGCGAGGGGACGGGCATCCCCCGCGAGGACCGCTTCATCCTGACGGCCGCCTCCGAGATGATGGCCGTACTGTGTCTCGCCGACGACCTCACCGACCTCAAGGAACGCGTCGGGCGTATCATCGTCGCGTACGACGAGGACGGCGATCCCGTCACCGCCGACGACATCGAGGCCACGGGTGCGGTCACGATCCTCCTGAAGGACGCCCTCAAACCGAACGTCGTCCAGACCATCGAGGGGACGCCGGCGTTCGTCCACGGCGGCCCGTTCGCCAACATCGCCCACGGAACCAACTCGTTGATCGCCGACGAGGCGGCTCGAAAGCTCTCGGACTACCTCATCACCGAGGCGGGGTTCGGTTCGGACCTGGGGGCCGAGAAGTTCATGAACGTCGTCTGTCGGCTCGGGGGGATGGAGCCCGCGGCGGTCACGCTCGTCGCCTCCGTCCGCGCGCTGAAGTACCACGGCAAGGACATGTGGCCGGCCGACCTCGACGCGCTCGACGAGGCGGACGTCGAGGCGGTGCGTGGGGGGTTCGAGAACCTCGACGCCCACGTCCGCAACCTCCAGGGGTTCGGCGTTCCGGTCGTCGTGGCGCTGAATCGGTTCCCCGGCGACACGTCGGAAGAAGTCGAGGCGGTGCTCGAGCACTGCCGGGAGGACTTAGGGATCGAGGCGGCCGAGTCGACGGTGTTCGAGGAGGGCGGCGCGGGTGGTGCGGACCTCGCCGAGAAGCTCATGACCGCCATCGAGACCGACGAGGGGACGTTCGAGTTCCTCTACGACGAGACGGCCCCGATCGAGGCGAAGATCGAGACGATCGCCACCGAGATCTACGGTGCGGACTCGGTCTCGATCGGGAGCGACGCCCGCAACGACATTGAACGCATGAACGATCTCGGTTTCGGGGACCTCCCGGTCGTGATGTCGAAGACCTTCCACTCGCTCAGCGACGACGCCTCGAAGAAGGGTGCGCCGACGGGCTGGGACCTCGAAATTCAGGAGGTCTACCCGTCCGCCGGGGCGGGCTTCCTGGTCGCGCTCACCAGCGACGTGCTCACGCTACCGGGGCTGCCCGCCGACCCCGCCGCCGCCAACATGGACATCGACGACGACGGAACCGTCTCGGGGCTGTTCTGA
- a CDS encoding universal stress protein — protein sequence MSTTEKVLVPMDGSPQAEAALVHALTLPDVTITLLTVIDPFDTRPEETGYHSPVGRAGMPGYSEEWYEPTKARIRERFSQAQGKADARGLTLGTVIEFGDPARSIVSYSERNGIDHIVMGSHGRSGLARILRGSVSETVMRRSVSPVTVVHDRQVDEESD from the coding sequence ATGTCCACCACCGAAAAGGTCCTCGTCCCGATGGACGGGTCCCCACAAGCCGAGGCCGCGCTCGTCCACGCACTCACACTGCCTGACGTCACTATCACGCTGCTCACGGTCATCGACCCGTTCGACACCAGACCGGAGGAGACCGGCTATCACTCCCCGGTCGGCAGGGCGGGGATGCCGGGGTACAGCGAGGAGTGGTACGAGCCGACGAAAGCGCGCATCAGGGAACGGTTCTCACAGGCACAGGGAAAGGCCGACGCACGTGGCCTCACCCTCGGCACGGTCATCGAGTTCGGTGACCCGGCGCGCTCGATCGTGAGCTACTCCGAGCGAAACGGGATCGACCACATCGTCATGGGGAGTCACGGCCGGTCCGGACTGGCGCGGATCCTGCGCGGGAGCGTCTCCGAGACGGTCATGCGCCGGTCGGTCTCCCCGGTGACGGTCGTCCACGACCGACAGGTGGACGAGGAGTCAGACTGA
- a CDS encoding NRAMP family divalent metal transporter, producing MNLIENTPLEGFFDEYGLGFVMVASYFGSGSVFIASSAGVQYGYALLWAVVAAVVLGFIAQYISARCGIFGKPLMTFVHDRLGAPTATAIAVVLSLGCVAGGLELTAAVGKGISVLLGGAGYSVGWMPLAVLCAVVAVVVGILGYDAVEKVMVALMFGLLIAYVVVAGGSSPSVAGMVGGMVPRIPELGALALIAGILGTTALWPNFFLESILVREKGWTDEAALPAMRRDLGMGYAIGGVVTVAIVVATAAVLRPAGITEITTYITPGRALADILGEWALVLFLVGSIVAAFNSIVPIMWTPAYIIPQATGREIDDTDRVFRAIYAVGTAVTGLSPLVSILFGLSVVDMILLFPAVNAVVGLPITTVCLLWAANSSTLLDEYVNGWILNTVGAILVVLSVVLAVSSAQSVVGAITGGGL from the coding sequence ATGAACCTGATAGAAAACACGCCGTTGGAGGGGTTCTTCGACGAGTACGGCCTCGGGTTCGTGATGGTCGCGAGCTACTTCGGGTCGGGGTCGGTCTTCATCGCGAGTTCGGCCGGGGTCCAGTACGGCTACGCGCTGCTCTGGGCGGTGGTTGCGGCGGTCGTGCTCGGGTTCATCGCCCAGTACATCAGCGCACGGTGTGGGATCTTCGGGAAGCCGCTGATGACGTTCGTCCACGACCGGCTCGGAGCCCCGACCGCCACCGCCATCGCGGTCGTGCTCTCGCTTGGCTGTGTCGCGGGGGGGCTCGAACTCACGGCCGCCGTCGGGAAGGGCATCTCGGTGCTCCTCGGTGGCGCGGGCTACTCCGTCGGCTGGATGCCGCTCGCGGTGCTGTGTGCCGTCGTCGCCGTCGTGGTCGGGATCCTCGGCTACGACGCGGTCGAGAAGGTGATGGTCGCGCTGATGTTCGGGCTCCTGATCGCCTACGTGGTCGTCGCCGGCGGGAGCTCGCCGTCCGTCGCCGGAATGGTGGGCGGAATGGTTCCCCGGATCCCCGAACTCGGCGCGCTCGCACTCATCGCCGGGATCCTCGGGACCACCGCGCTCTGGCCCAACTTCTTCCTCGAATCCATCCTGGTTCGGGAGAAGGGCTGGACCGACGAGGCGGCGCTGCCGGCGATGCGCCGCGACCTCGGGATGGGCTACGCCATCGGTGGGGTCGTTACGGTCGCGATCGTCGTCGCGACGGCGGCCGTGCTTCGACCCGCCGGGATCACCGAGATCACGACCTACATCACGCCCGGACGCGCGCTCGCCGACATCCTGGGCGAGTGGGCGCTCGTCCTGTTCCTCGTCGGCTCGATCGTCGCGGCGTTCAACAGCATCGTCCCCATCATGTGGACGCCCGCCTACATCATTCCGCAGGCCACCGGGCGCGAGATCGACGACACCGACCGGGTCTTCCGGGCGATCTACGCGGTCGGGACCGCCGTCACCGGTCTCTCGCCGCTCGTCTCGATACTCTTCGGGTTGAGCGTCGTCGACATGATCCTCCTCTTTCCCGCCGTCAACGCGGTCGTCGGGCTCCCGATCACGACGGTCTGCCTCCTCTGGGCGGCGAACAGCTCGACGTTGCTTGACGAGTACGTCAACGGCTGGATACTGAACACCGTCGGAGCGATACTCGTCGTTCTCTCGGTCGTGCTCGCGGTCTCCTCGGCCCAAAGCGTCGTCGGTGCCATCACCGGCGGTGGCCTGTAA
- a CDS encoding pentapeptide repeat-containing protein: protein MATPADRCGYEQPVITRENVGAVCCWRPVWTGREHCIWHADEDEKPRAAFEAHPAEHGERLDGAVLRGAFLTGADWFVGGTLIGADLSGAILRNTDFTGTDVRRANFRNADARGAVFDGANVEDAEFVHTEVQGASFEDALFDRAVFREAHVDRNTRFGDRVAYDDGLEAVEGEALVVTAEAGIWTYKELQRLFGENALPEVERRYYLREKDLRRRVAWLSGHYGRAVRLEAARWVTHYGTSPSRVVVTSLVLIVACALLYPFTDGIREPATGTVIAYGPADPIGMTLGELFATLFTSLYFSVITFGTLGYGDIQPVGTAARALASVESLLGALLLALLVYVLTRTL, encoded by the coding sequence ATGGCGACGCCGGCCGACCGCTGTGGCTACGAACAGCCCGTGATAACACGGGAGAACGTCGGTGCGGTGTGTTGCTGGCGGCCGGTGTGGACGGGCCGCGAGCATTGTATCTGGCACGCCGACGAGGACGAGAAACCCCGCGCGGCGTTCGAAGCCCACCCCGCCGAGCACGGTGAGCGACTCGACGGGGCCGTCCTCCGCGGGGCCTTCCTCACCGGTGCCGACTGGTTCGTCGGCGGGACGCTCATCGGTGCCGACCTCTCGGGAGCGATCCTCAGAAACACGGATTTCACCGGGACGGACGTCCGCCGAGCGAACTTCCGGAACGCCGACGCACGCGGCGCGGTCTTCGACGGGGCGAACGTCGAGGACGCCGAGTTCGTCCACACGGAGGTGCAGGGGGCGAGCTTCGAGGACGCGCTGTTCGACCGGGCGGTCTTCCGGGAGGCCCACGTCGACCGGAACACCCGCTTCGGCGACCGGGTCGCCTACGACGACGGGCTCGAAGCGGTCGAGGGGGAGGCGCTGGTGGTGACCGCGGAGGCGGGGATCTGGACGTACAAGGAACTCCAGCGGCTCTTCGGCGAGAACGCGCTCCCCGAGGTCGAACGGCGGTACTACCTCCGCGAGAAGGACCTCAGACGCCGCGTCGCCTGGCTGAGCGGCCACTACGGCCGAGCGGTGCGTCTGGAGGCGGCCCGCTGGGTGACACACTACGGAACCAGCCCCTCACGGGTGGTCGTCACTTCCCTCGTCCTCATCGTGGCCTGCGCGCTCCTCTATCCCTTCACCGACGGGATCCGGGAACCGGCCACCGGGACGGTGATCGCCTACGGTCCGGCCGACCCGATCGGCATGACCCTCGGGGAGCTGTTCGCGACGCTGTTCACGAGCCTCTACTTCAGCGTGATCACGTTCGGAACGCTCGGTTACGGGGACATCCAGCCGGTCGGTACCGCGGCCCGCGCGCTCGCGAGCGTGGAGTCACTGCTCGGTGCACTGCTGCTCGCGCTGCTCGTCTACGTGCTCACGCGCACGCTCTGA
- a CDS encoding MutS-related protein — MRLQDYWGIGPKTATQLTDQLGVERAVRAIESVDIATLTDAGLPRGRATRILRHAHGEQGMAILATSDTRTVYKDLLERAEAYAVTAAASDRIRVLTPLTSREAMTERLDDVTLAAETWREHDEPTREAILDVFERFDGMGGGDRAAVETVLDLQELGVDGGTFASVGSIDAETLDDAREALGALDTTGGDPTVREGVDDDLDRSRRYLEAAEELESRGIDVVEAIQSEGVRSSEAFREAFVSYVADETPIPATRVREATPTEAADATDFITQGLRELLASFRTAVETREREVRSELEGRLERSRSAIEAAATAVNETAFQVSLARFVHAYDLTRPTFVESGCVAVEDARNLSLVASMGDAAQPVTYAVGDHGCAPAVPDEDVAVLTGANSGGKTTLLETLCQVVVLAHIGLPVPAAAAEVSRVDAVVFHRRHASFNAGVLESTLKTVVPPLTERTRTLMLVDEFEAITEPGSAADLLYGLVRLAVDAGAVGVYVTHLADDLEPLPDRARIDGISARGLREDLTLDVDYQPQFGTVGRSTPEFIVSRLVANATDRSERAGFEALAAAVGEEAVQRTLIDADWSS, encoded by the coding sequence ATGCGTCTACAGGACTACTGGGGTATCGGGCCGAAGACAGCCACCCAGCTCACCGACCAGCTCGGGGTCGAACGGGCGGTTCGAGCGATCGAGTCGGTCGACATCGCCACCCTCACCGACGCCGGTCTTCCGCGCGGTCGGGCGACCCGCATCCTCCGTCACGCACACGGCGAACAGGGGATGGCGATCCTCGCCACCTCGGACACACGGACCGTCTACAAGGACCTCCTCGAACGGGCCGAAGCGTACGCCGTGACCGCGGCCGCCAGCGACCGCATTCGCGTTCTCACGCCGCTGACCTCCCGCGAGGCCATGACCGAGCGCCTCGACGACGTCACCCTCGCGGCCGAGACGTGGCGCGAGCACGACGAGCCAACCCGCGAGGCGATCCTCGACGTCTTCGAGCGCTTCGACGGGATGGGCGGCGGCGACCGTGCCGCGGTCGAGACCGTCCTCGACCTCCAGGAGCTCGGCGTCGACGGCGGGACGTTCGCCTCGGTCGGGTCGATCGACGCCGAGACGCTCGACGACGCTCGCGAAGCGCTCGGTGCCCTCGACACCACGGGCGGCGACCCCACCGTCCGTGAGGGTGTCGACGACGACCTCGACAGGTCGCGCCGCTATCTCGAAGCGGCCGAGGAGCTCGAATCACGTGGTATCGACGTCGTCGAGGCGATCCAGTCCGAGGGGGTCCGGTCGAGCGAGGCCTTCCGCGAGGCGTTCGTCAGCTACGTCGCCGACGAGACGCCGATCCCGGCGACGCGGGTCAGGGAGGCGACCCCCACCGAAGCGGCCGACGCGACGGACTTCATCACGCAGGGGCTCCGGGAACTCCTCGCGAGCTTCCGGACGGCGGTCGAGACCCGCGAGCGGGAGGTACGGAGCGAACTGGAGGGCAGGCTCGAACGCAGCCGGTCGGCGATCGAGGCGGCCGCCACCGCGGTGAACGAGACCGCCTTCCAGGTCTCGCTCGCCCGCTTCGTCCACGCCTACGACCTCACACGACCCACGTTCGTGGAGTCGGGCTGCGTCGCGGTCGAGGACGCCCGCAACCTGTCGCTGGTGGCGTCGATGGGCGATGCCGCCCAGCCCGTCACGTACGCGGTCGGCGACCACGGCTGTGCGCCCGCGGTCCCGGACGAGGACGTGGCGGTGCTGACCGGGGCGAACAGCGGTGGCAAGACCACGCTGCTCGAAACCCTGTGTCAGGTCGTGGTGCTCGCGCACATAGGACTGCCCGTCCCCGCCGCGGCGGCGGAAGTGAGCCGGGTCGACGCGGTCGTCTTCCACCGTCGGCACGCGAGCTTCAACGCGGGGGTGCTCGAATCGACGCTCAAGACGGTCGTGCCCCCGCTCACCGAGCGCACACGAACACTGATGCTCGTCGACGAGTTCGAGGCGATCACCGAACCGGGTAGCGCCGCCGACCTCCTGTACGGGCTGGTCCGGCTCGCGGTCGACGCGGGCGCGGTCGGCGTCTACGTGACCCACCTCGCCGACGACCTCGAACCGCTGCCCGACCGGGCGCGGATCGACGGGATCTCCGCCCGCGGGTTGCGCGAGGACCTCACGCTGGACGTCGACTACCAGCCACAGTTCGGCACCGTGGGTCGGTCGACGCCGGAGTTCATCGTCTCGCGACTGGTCGCGAACGCGACCGACCGAAGCGAGCGCGCGGGGTTCGAGGCCCTCGCGGCCGCCGTCGGCGAGGAAGCCGTCCAGCGGACGTTGATCGACGCGGACTGGTCGTCCTGA
- a CDS encoding NAD(P)/FAD-dependent oxidoreductase, whose protein sequence is MHVVVVGGGIVGLSCAYSLAERGVRVTLCEQGRLGGESTQRAAGGIRTQFSTRVNVDLSLASLDVWADFEGTFGVDIGHRRTGYLLLAREASTAANLREDVSLQNERGGESRYLDPAQATDLAAGIHDEPFVAAAYSPLDGFADPNLATQGYVQALDRRNVELRTRTPVTDVLLDGNGAVRAVETPDERIPADAVVDAAGAWAGRLAAMVDVDLPIVPRRRRVLVVEPELPVPEDAPLVIDLDTGLYFRPERAGDALVGGHFGGADPVQNPDDYDEEPGLDWTLRALERASEWTDYFGDRTRVKRGWAGLYAVTPDHHPVVEEVVPGFVVAAGFSGHGFQHAPATGRIVAEIACDGKASLVDIDPLRSRRFETDDGLRDERNVA, encoded by the coding sequence ATGCACGTAGTCGTCGTCGGTGGCGGCATCGTCGGTCTCTCGTGTGCGTACTCCCTGGCCGAACGCGGGGTCCGGGTGACGCTCTGTGAGCAGGGCCGTCTCGGTGGCGAGAGCACCCAGCGCGCGGCGGGCGGCATCCGCACACAGTTCTCGACCCGCGTGAACGTGGACCTCTCGCTCGCGAGCCTCGACGTCTGGGCCGACTTCGAGGGGACCTTCGGGGTGGACATCGGCCACCGCCGAACCGGCTACCTCCTCCTCGCACGGGAGGCGTCCACGGCGGCCAACCTGCGTGAGGACGTCTCGTTACAGAACGAGCGCGGTGGGGAGAGCCGGTATCTGGACCCGGCCCAAGCAACGGACCTCGCGGCGGGGATCCACGATGAACCGTTCGTCGCCGCCGCGTACTCGCCGCTCGACGGGTTCGCCGACCCGAACCTCGCGACACAGGGATACGTGCAGGCTCTCGACAGGCGAAACGTCGAGCTCCGGACGCGGACGCCGGTCACGGACGTACTGCTCGACGGGAACGGTGCGGTCCGTGCCGTCGAGACGCCCGACGAACGGATCCCCGCCGATGCGGTCGTCGACGCCGCCGGTGCGTGGGCCGGTCGGCTCGCCGCGATGGTTGACGTCGACCTCCCGATCGTGCCGAGACGGAGACGGGTGCTCGTGGTGGAACCCGAACTCCCCGTGCCGGAGGACGCGCCGCTGGTGATCGACCTCGACACCGGACTCTACTTTCGCCCGGAACGGGCGGGAGACGCGCTCGTCGGTGGCCACTTCGGCGGGGCGGACCCCGTCCAGAACCCCGACGACTACGACGAGGAGCCTGGGCTCGACTGGACGCTGCGCGCGCTCGAACGGGCGAGCGAGTGGACCGACTACTTCGGCGACCGAACCCGGGTGAAACGTGGCTGGGCGGGGCTGTACGCCGTGACCCCCGACCACCACCCGGTCGTCGAGGAGGTGGTCCCAGGCTTCGTCGTCGCCGCCGGTTTCTCGGGCCACGGGTTCCAGCACGCCCCCGCGACGGGCCGGATCGTCGCCGAGATCGCCTGCGACGGCAAGGCTTCGCTCGTGGACATCGACCCGCTTCGCTCCCGACGCTTCGAGACGGACGACGGCTTGCGGGACGAACGTAACGTCGCCTGA
- a CDS encoding sodium-dependent transporter: protein MAMLGAMVGAGNIWRMPYTTGQNGGGAFLVAYILLLFLIAVPGLMAETVLGSYTNRGVIGAFKSVYGSGRAEGLGLGIVVVIVALMSYYASTIGWTIYYAANALLLRFSEPGFDSGAFWDAFSGSPVMTIGTETLAVALTAVVLLFGIRRGIERVVKWTMPFLVLALVAISIKALTLPGAMGGLEFVFTPDWDYLTRGSTWIAALGQALFSTGLGWGIALTLGSYLSENDDVPLGGGIFTAIGNTSIGLLAVFATFPVIFAFGINPSAGSQLTFVSLASVFPRMAGGAMWAILFFVGFLFAALSTGIAITEVAVTTVSEETRLSRRGSVLAVSVVIWLVGLPSAYSSEFLGTMDFMFGNWGLPIATLVLVLTVGWKIGPERIRVIALNHNADVYIGKWWGPVIKYVIPVVMVFIMVYYLVTNIGSSLVQTVGGIVLMGGILLGSVLVMGLLRRGTTGETAMEAD from the coding sequence ATGGCGATGCTCGGGGCGATGGTCGGGGCCGGCAACATCTGGCGGATGCCCTACACGACCGGACAAAACGGCGGCGGCGCGTTCCTGGTCGCGTACATCCTCCTGCTTTTTCTGATCGCCGTGCCGGGACTGATGGCGGAGACGGTGCTCGGTTCGTACACCAACCGTGGCGTCATCGGGGCGTTCAAGTCGGTCTACGGTAGCGGCCGTGCCGAGGGACTCGGGCTGGGTATCGTGGTGGTCATCGTCGCGCTCATGTCCTACTACGCCTCGACCATCGGCTGGACGATCTACTACGCCGCCAACGCGCTCCTCCTTCGGTTCTCGGAGCCTGGGTTCGACTCCGGTGCGTTCTGGGACGCGTTCTCCGGGTCGCCGGTGATGACGATTGGCACCGAGACGCTCGCGGTCGCGCTCACCGCCGTCGTGTTGCTGTTCGGTATCCGCCGCGGGATCGAACGCGTCGTCAAGTGGACGATGCCGTTTCTTGTGCTCGCGCTGGTGGCGATCTCCATCAAGGCGCTGACGTTGCCGGGGGCGATGGGCGGTCTCGAGTTCGTTTTCACGCCGGACTGGGACTACCTCACCCGGGGATCGACGTGGATCGCCGCGCTCGGACAGGCGCTGTTCTCGACGGGGCTGGGGTGGGGGATCGCGCTCACGCTCGGGAGCTACCTCTCCGAGAACGACGACGTCCCGCTCGGCGGCGGGATCTTCACCGCCATCGGCAACACGAGCATCGGGTTGCTCGCGGTCTTTGCGACGTTCCCGGTGATATTCGCGTTCGGCATCAACCCCTCGGCCGGCTCGCAGCTCACGTTCGTCTCGCTCGCGAGCGTCTTCCCGCGGATGGCCGGTGGCGCGATGTGGGCGATCCTGTTCTTCGTGGGCTTTCTGTTCGCCGCCCTCTCGACGGGGATCGCGATCACCGAGGTCGCCGTCACGACCGTCTCGGAGGAGACGCGGCTGAGCCGCCGTGGGTCGGTTCTCGCCGTCTCCGTCGTCATCTGGCTCGTCGGTCTCCCGAGCGCGTACTCGAGCGAGTTCCTCGGCACGATGGACTTCATGTTCGGAAACTGGGGACTGCCGATCGCCACGCTGGTGCTCGTCCTCACGGTCGGCTGGAAGATCGGCCCGGAGCGGATCCGGGTGATCGCCTTGAACCACAACGCCGACGTCTATATCGGCAAGTGGTGGGGCCCGGTCATCAAGTACGTAATCCCAGTCGTGATGGTGTTCATCATGGTCTACTACCTCGTGACGAACATCGGGAGTTCGCTGGTCCAGACGGTCGGTGGGATCGTCCTCATGGGGGGCATCCTCCTCGGGTCCGTTCTCGTGATGGGGCTGCTACGTCGGGGGACGACCGGCGAGACGGCGATGGAGGCGGACTGA
- a CDS encoding TRAM domain-containing protein, protein MVEISDRLECLFSGSIEADGDTYRIEIPQNEVENGSIVPEETYRVAVLPTGSTDEGSRVRSESGAGRTNDDARSPPVESGETRTLTIESVGDQGDGIAKVERGYVVIVPGARPGDEVEVEIQNARDNVAFAEVTGTAQSATDEPEPADGTESAGATEPTDGTDPTDEPDRME, encoded by the coding sequence ATGGTCGAGATTTCGGACCGGTTGGAGTGTCTCTTTAGTGGGTCTATCGAGGCGGACGGCGACACGTATCGGATCGAGATACCGCAAAACGAAGTCGAGAACGGCTCGATCGTCCCCGAGGAGACCTACCGCGTCGCGGTTCTCCCGACGGGGTCGACCGACGAGGGGAGCCGGGTCCGGTCCGAGTCGGGTGCCGGTCGCACGAACGACGACGCCCGGTCGCCACCGGTCGAGAGCGGCGAGACGCGCACGCTGACGATCGAGTCGGTCGGTGACCAGGGCGACGGCATCGCGAAGGTCGAGCGGGGATACGTCGTCATCGTCCCCGGGGCCCGTCCTGGCGACGAGGTCGAGGTCGAGATCCAGAACGCCCGCGACAACGTCGCGTTCGCGGAGGTCACCGGGACCGCCCAGTCGGCGACCGACGAACCGGAACCCGCCGACGGGACGGAATCCGCCGGTGCGACGGAACCCACCGACGGAACGGACCCCACCGACGAACCGGACCGGATGGAGTAA